The following DNA comes from Mucisphaera calidilacus.
ATCGAGGTCACCGGGACGTGCTGAGGCTTGGGCTCGTCGTAGAGATACCAGAACCACAGCGCCGGCTCGTCGGACAATTCGCTCACCCACCGGGCGACAAACGCCTCGTCCGCATCGACCACTGCCGGACGTGGGATGCTCATCGCGACGCCGAGACCGAGTTCGTGCGCACGGCGGAGGTAGGCACGAGCTTGCTCAAGAAACGCCTCGAACCCCATTTTCTCAAGATCGCGCACGCGCCCGTTCTTGTAGTCGTGCACCCAGGAGACCCCCGCGGCCTGCGCCGTTGGCAACGCGTCGATGTGACGATCCGTCTGCCCGCTCCGGAAAGATCCGACGACAAACAACGGCTTGCCATCAACAATCAGTTCGCCTTGTGATCCATAAGCCACAGGCGTCGGGTCCGGCTGATAGTTGGCCCAGAAGGAGAAGCTCAACAGTTCATCGGCTTTGCCCGGCTTGTCGGGATGCCTGTACTGGAACTCGATGATGTTGAAACCTCGACGAAGCTCGCGGTCCGGGCGAAGCGTCAGCCGCGTCCCCAGGACTGACCACGCATCAGGCGGCAGCGCCTCGCCATTGAGGAGGAATCCCTCGACCTCGATCTCCTTACGGGCGACCGCGGCGAGATCCAGATAGAAGGGGCCGTGAGGCGATGTCGTGAAGCCCGGTTCCATGTCGACACGCGGCATCAGTGAGAAGGCCTTGTGGCGTTCATGACGCTGCGCCGCATAGGTGTCCGCCCCCGGCAGACCGAGCTTCTCGCTGAGCAGCAGCTTCACTTCCGGTTCCGGCGTCGCCTGGATGCGCGGGTCCTCTTGCTCGGGCGCGGCGGGGTTGGCCGGCTGGGCGACCACTGGGCAGATCGCGGCAAAGAGACAGACGAAAAGCGGGATGACAACCGGGTTTCGGAGCATTGAAGTGTCCTGAAAAAGGAAGGTAGGGCTGGGATCAGAAAGTAACGAACGGCGTCCGGCGGGGATCAGAGGCCCGGGTCCGAGGGATCCGTCGCCTGGTATTTGTATTCATATCCACTGGCGCTACGCGAGTAGGCCGCCTGATCGTTGTTAACCTCAGCGATGTACTCTTCATTGACCGAACCCGCGTGACCGTCAGCAAAAGCGGCGTTCGCCGATCCGCCGTGACGCAACGCCAAGCGGTTCTCGTTGTTGGTGCCCCCCTGCGGACGAATCGTGTACCACGACAAGCCGCGCGGGTCATCGTCCAGGGCGGGACTACG
Coding sequences within:
- a CDS encoding glycoside hydrolase 5 family protein, which gives rise to MLRNPVVIPLFVCLFAAICPVVAQPANPAAPEQEDPRIQATPEPEVKLLLSEKLGLPGADTYAAQRHERHKAFSLMPRVDMEPGFTTSPHGPFYLDLAAVARKEIEVEGFLLNGEALPPDAWSVLGTRLTLRPDRELRRGFNIIEFQYRHPDKPGKADELLSFSFWANYQPDPTPVAYGSQGELIVDGKPLFVVGSFRSGQTDRHIDALPTAQAAGVSWVHDYKNGRVRDLEKMGFEAFLEQARAYLRRAHELGLGVAMSIPRPAVVDADEAFVARWVSELSDEPALWFWYLYDEPKPQHVPVTSISKTYKTIKRMDPNHPVVLVCHLEETNAVYHPFTDAMWPDRYPITATGREMVTTTPVYSDIQRVRQLIGPDQPIAPVLQLHDNRSIPWLRKSNPELAMPSDADHRPTADEVRAMGHLALVGGARGFSYYWAPTYWYSLEKDAPQHWKHFTRVVHEFRDLEPIVLADEPDVDVSLQQPAGGKTMQWSRVHDAHLYIAAVNTDVYNSVEVTLPVVRGVSDWSVHSAYAGSRLNGNRLVLGPSGVIIVKAPWSSSE